A window of Desulfomonile tiedjei genomic DNA:
GCGATACGTCAGGTGAAGGAATTGACGGCAAGCCCCAGAGTGGTTCTCATGACGCCCCAGGGCAGGCTTTTTGACCAGGCCGCGGCCGAAGAGCTGGCGGCGCTGGATAGCGTAGTCATCGTTTGTGGCAGGTATGAAGGGCTTGATGAGAGAGTCAGGTCCTTTGTGGACGACGAGATCTCAATAGGAGATTATATTCTCTCCGGCGGAGAGACTGCGGCGTTGGTCATCATTGACACGCTCAGCCGGTTGATCCCCGGAGTCCTTGGAGCAGACAGCCATATCGAAGGAGAGTCCTTCTACGAGGGGTTGCTGGAGTACCCTCAGTACACGAGACCGCGGGTTTTCGAGGGAATGGAAGTTCCGCCTATCCTGTTGGAAGGACACCACGAAAAAATACGAAAATGGCGAAAAAAACAAGCCCTGGCCAGGACGCTTGCCAGAAGGCCCGATCTTTTGAAAGGTAGGCCACTGGACGCTGAGGAGCAAGAACTCCTGGAGGAAGTCCGATCGGATGGTCAATATAGGGCGCATGGAGAAGAATCATGAACGTGCTTGAACAGATTGAAAAAGAGAACATGAGATTGGACCTCCCTGATTTCCGCCCAGGAGATGCGGTCAAAGTCCATGTGAGGATAGTGGAAGGAACCCGAGAAAGAATCCAGGTATTCGAGGGGACCGTGATCGCGATTAATCGGAAAGGGTCCGGAACCAGCTTCACCGTGAGAAAGGTCTCTTACGGCATCGGCGTGGAAAGAGTGTTTCCGCGCGACTCGCCTATGATCGACAAGGTGGAAGTGGTCAACCGAGGCCAAGTGCGCCGGGCCAAGCTGTATTACATACGGAAGCTCAGAGGGAAGGCCGCAAGGATCAAGGAGCGCGTTTACAGCGCTCCGAGGTAAAGCCAAACAAATGCATGCGTGGGAAAACTTCTTTGCATAAGAGTTTTCCCCCGCACTCCCTTCCCAAGAATTCCCTTAATTATTGAAAGAGGACCCGTTGCTTTGAGGAAGCCGAGTGACAGCTTCAGAGACTCATTCACGGGAACCGCTCACAAATTAACCTCGAAAAGTTCACCGTCCTCGCGATTCGAGGATGAGGCCCGTCGCTGCGGCGCCAGGCGCATCGCGGGCATTGACGAGGCAGGCAGAGGGCCGCTCGCAGGCCCCGTAGTAGCCGCAGCCGTTATCTTGCCTGTCGCCGATTGCATTCCAGACCTGAACGATTCCAAACTCCTCACCCCTGCAATGCGCGACAAGCTCTTCCAAAAACTCCGCGATTGCTCCGCGGCCTTCGGAATCGGAATAATCCCTTCTGAAACCATTGACGAGGTAAACATATACCAGGCCACTCTACTGGCCATGAAAAGGGCCGTGGCAGATTTGGGCCCTGCCCCCGATTATCTCCTGATTGATGGAAATATGCGCCTGGAAATGGACATTCCCCAAAAGTCAATAATCAAGGGTGATCGACTATGTTTCTCGATAGCCGCCGCGGGGATAGTCGCCAAGGTGACGCGCGATAGCATCATGATGGAATTGCACGAAAAGTTCCCCCTATACGGATTCGCTAAGCATAAGGGCTACGCCACCGCGTCTCATCGAGAAGCCATCATCAAACACGGCCCGTGCTCTGTCCACCGAACATGCTTCAGCGGGGTCAAGGAATTCATCGAGCCCCCGCTTTTTCGGTCCGACCACTGAGTTTTCATGGAAAACCCTTTGTGCAAAAGGGTCTCCCCTTATTCAAATTAATCCGGCTGTTTTAAGTTTTCGAATTCGAGGCGGACGTCAGGAGACGCGGACGGGCCTCTTACTCTGAAGGTGGTTGTGAGAATCTTCCCGTCTTTGGTGATCAGATTTCCGAACAGCCCTGAAACCAGGGTATCGAGTCCTACCAAGGGGGAGACATCAACCTTGAAGTCAACCCGGTCCTGGTCCCCGAAATACATCCCGGTGGAATTGATTCGTGCCGCGTCGGCCTCCAGCTTAAGGTCTTTGATCTTCCACTTGCTGTCGAATACTTCCATCTTCCATGTGAAGTGTTGATAGGGAAGCCCCTGGCTGAGGACGTCCGGCAAACGGCCTCTAAGCAATGACCCCAGGTTTACGAGGGAGAAAATCTTGGACAGTGTCTCGAAACGATGGACTGCGCCGTCACGCAATCGCACTTCCATGGTCCCGGTCTTGTACAATCCGTTGTTCTTCGGGCCAGTATCGCCCAGATTCCATTTCATGCGGCCCTCAACCAGGGTATCTCCCTCCACTTTTAGTCGGTTGGGATCCGACAACA
This region includes:
- the rplS gene encoding 50S ribosomal protein L19, which encodes MMNVLEQIEKENMRLDLPDFRPGDAVKVHVRIVEGTRERIQVFEGTVIAINRKGSGTSFTVRKVSYGIGVERVFPRDSPMIDKVEVVNRGQVRRAKLYYIRKLRGKAARIKERVYSAPR
- the trmD gene encoding tRNA (guanosine(37)-N1)-methyltransferase TrmD, encoding MLDIRILTIFPRIFDSFLSYGNPARAAEAGLLKVETVDLRDFTEDRHRSTDDYPYGGGTGMVMKPEPIVRAIRQVKELTASPRVVLMTPQGRLFDQAAAEELAALDSVVIVCGRYEGLDERVRSFVDDEISIGDYILSGGETAALVIIDTLSRLIPGVLGADSHIEGESFYEGLLEYPQYTRPRVFEGMEVPPILLEGHHEKIRKWRKKQALARTLARRPDLLKGRPLDAEEQELLEEVRSDGQYRAHGEES
- a CDS encoding ribonuclease HII is translated as MRKPSDSFRDSFTGTAHKLTSKSSPSSRFEDEARRCGARRIAGIDEAGRGPLAGPVVAAAVILPVADCIPDLNDSKLLTPAMRDKLFQKLRDCSAAFGIGIIPSETIDEVNIYQATLLAMKRAVADLGPAPDYLLIDGNMRLEMDIPQKSIIKGDRLCFSIAAAGIVAKVTRDSIMMELHEKFPLYGFAKHKGYATASHREAIIKHGPCSVHRTCFSGVKEFIEPPLFRSDH